Proteins from a genomic interval of Zingiber officinale cultivar Zhangliang chromosome 1B, Zo_v1.1, whole genome shotgun sequence:
- the LOC121974693 gene encoding putative 1-phosphatidylinositol-3-phosphate 5-kinase FAB1C isoform X3 has product MGVFSFSLLDLLSKVRSWVSVIPEAISKFSMASHGDHAICCKCGQLLCRKRSLSASAESNRVDQQPLYCNYCFRGRNAVLAARPQCIRASTKLSSFLSLEASWQTCCQCSYCSSPSREEDDEGRRPFSPTSVLSDDSSDIDSVSFSTHNKPFYFSSANSSPLDSPSSFVQQGSCSPGQSRKGRVDIEDLLEKISESTCAKIDSNNKSKVQNSTCQLNFKNDEIFYPPPPEDEGGWLETNYFAYSDEDDSVGESDRLFRSSSLNGDPLYAKDKFSKISKENLWLTVHGHLMALVSQLLKEEGIDTENDLDGQNWLDIVSRLALQAANFVRPNTVQGGSMDPGDHVKVKCIASGTPNESTLVKGVVCTKNVKHKHMISKHRNPRLLLWGGALECQKVPNELASLQTLLDQEINYVKMALSKIEALHPNVLIVEKSASSYVQEHIFGKKDITLVLNVKKSLLERISWCTGAQIVSSIDCVTPDKLGYCKIFRTEKVLEKFSSSKHPKKNSSTTLMFFEGCPRRLGCTVLLRGASHEELKKVKRAVQYASFAAYHLLREISFLADEGAMLPKPPIKPSVTMPEKFNEVDDCISLPVGIRNCQCSILEKSALDRSNLISDKKLRLDDTHGKFSYIIPGDFSMNTHERILVSLSSTNVETGIVCERAQLFRIKFYGSFDKPFGRYLQEDLFDETFSCQSCKKPTEAHVRCYTHQQGSLTILVRRLPSIILPGHRDGRIWMWYRCLKCEKDMDGVPPSSHRVIMSDAAWGLSFGKFLELSFSCHATTNRVASCGHSLQRDCPTNRVASCGHSLQRDCLRFYGCRNMVASFYCAPVDIFSVCLPSALLDFTCPEWLRQEAAKVFDSINLLHDKIFDVLNATERKITASEDVALKSDIHRQIMFLKDFLKMERHGYFVLLQPVISEKMHPSQVTVDIMKLNWLKCAVLLDFYAWDHRLCLLDSSSKEKLYSGLDQKVMKFPSETNLRQWRVEVSSVDETSHNILGEVTTKSLLFSGSSPVSKFMSWHEDLILRFWCNKDISESAEGYVGSMPSQFSGGDDRSTCYDSRIKVLENSLPLMSELSDKIELRFNDSDELLVDQLNDVLEPGASGLSMEKSCNWNLMIPSRAYSFDSASQFSGSFTSMVEDPVRSMQRAFSFSFSNASCGLNGLLNHTPLHLFPILEKLTEGARFFLPQTILDGTVIVVYDDEPTSIISYSMSCEKYCDYIRSNLDGIEDSNIMGIRSDFTTNSEGKQSYPHSDGGSDVPQYPWGKTSYCKETHFRISFDDKYSIPSDKVKFSVTCYFAKQFHSLRKKCCPSEFDYMCSLSRCKKWNTQGGKSNVYFAKSLDERFIIKQVTKTELDSFEQFAPHYFKYMMQSINDGSPTCLAKVLGVYQVGIKHSNGMRDVKMDLLVMENVFFKRNTSRVYDLKGSLRSHHNPDKSTNNPVLLDTNLIETKPIFLGGKAKREMERAIWNDTSFLASIGVMDYSLLVGVDETQNELVIGIIDFLRQYTWDKQLETLIKSSGILGGTKTSAPTVISPLMYKRRFRKAMSNYFPTVPGD; this is encoded by the exons ATGGGAGTTTTCAGTTTCTCGCTTCTTGATCTGCTATCAAAAGTCAGATCTTGGGTAAGTGTCATTCCGGAAGCCATCTCGAAATTTTCTATGGCTTCCCATGGTGATCATGCGATTTGCTGCAAGTGTGGCCAATTGCTATGCCGGAAGAGATCTCTTAGTGCTTCCGCAGAGTCCAACAGAGTAGATCAACAACCTCTTTATTGTAACTACTGCTTTCGAGGTAGAAATGCAGTTCTGGCGGCACGGCCACAGTGTATTAGAGCAAGCACAAAACTCAGCTCTTTTCTCTCTCTGGAGGCGTCATGGCAGACATGTTGCCAATGTTCTTATTGCTCTTCACCTAGCAG GGAGGAAGATGATGAGGGAAGACGGCCTTTTAGCCCTACTAGTGTGTTGTCTGATGATTCTTCTGATATAGATTCTGTCAGTTTTAGTACTCATAACAAGCCCTTCTACTTCAGTTCAGCAAATTCGAGCCCTTTGGATAGTCCTAGTAGTTTTGTCCAGCAAGGGTCTTGTTCTCCTGGCCAGTCAAGAAAGGGTAGGGTAGACATTGAGGATTTGCTGGAAAAAATTTCAGAATCTACATGCGCCAAGATTGACAGCAACAACAAGTCAAAAGTCCAGAATTCTACATgtcaacttaattttaaaaatgatgaaATCTTTTACCCTCCTCCCCCAGAGGATGAGGGAGGTTGGCTGGAAACCAATTACTTTGCATACTCTGATGAAGATGATAGTGTTGGCGAGTCAGACAGGCTTTTTAGATCCAGCAGTTTGAATGGTGATCCATTATATGCTAAAGATAAGTTTAGTAAAATCAGCAAGGAAAATTTGTGGCTTACTGTTCATGGGCATTTAATGGCTCTTGTATCTCAGTTATTAAAGGAAGAAGGCATTGACACAGAGAATGATTTGGATGGGCAGAACTGGTTGGATATAGTATCTAGATTGGCATTGCAAGCTGCTAATTTTGTGAGACCAAACACTGTCCAAGGTGGTAGCATGGATCCTGGTGATCATGTGAAAGTGAAGTGTATAGCATCTGGAACTCCAAATGAAAG CACTCTGGTGAAGGGTGTAGTTTGCACTAAGAAtgtaaagcataaacatatgaTCTCAAAACACAGAAACCCAAGGTTGCTTCTTTGGGGAGGAGCACTTGAGTGTCAAAAGGTTCCAAACGAACTAGCATCTTTACAAACCCTTCTTGACCAG GAAATTAATTATGTGAAGATGGCACTTTCCAAGATAGAGGCGCTTCATCCCAATGTGCTTATTGTTGAAAAAAGTGCTTCTTCATATGTTCAAGAACATATCTTTGGCAAAAAGGACATAACACTGGTGCTAAATGTCAAGAAGTCTCTATTGGAGAGGATATCATGGTGTACAGGTGCTCAGATTGTTTCCTCCATTGATTGTGTTACACCAGACAAACTAGGGTACTGTAAAATCTTTCGCACAGAGAAggtgcttgaaaaattctcatctTCCAAGCATCCTAAGAAGAATTCAAGTACAACCTTGATGTTTTTCGAAGGCTGTCCACGACGTTTGGGATGCACG GTTCTTTTAAGAGGTGCATCCCATGAAGAATTGAAGAAGGTAAAACGTGCAGTTCAGTATGCAAGTTTTGCAGCATATCATCTATTGCGAGAGATCTCATTCCTTGCAGATGAGGGTGCCATGCTTCCTAAACCTCCAATAAAGCCTTCGGTTACCATGCCTGAGAAGTTCAATGAGGTTGATGATTGTATTTCTCTACCTGTTGGAATTAGAAATTGCCAATGTTCAATACTGGAAAAATCAGCCCTTGACAGAAGCAACTTAATCAGTGACAAGAAATTGAGATTAGATGATACACATGGAAAATTTTCATATATAATTCCTGGTGATTTCTCCATGAACACTCATGAGAGAATATTGGTTTCCTTATCGAGCACTAATGTTGAAACAGGCATAGTTTGTGAGCGTGCCCAACTTTTTCGCATTAAGTTCTATGGTAGTTTTGATAAGCCATTTGGTAGATATCTTCAAGAAGACTTGTTTGATGAG ACATTTTCTTGTCAGTCTTGTAAAAAACCAACGGAAGCGCATGTTCGTTGTTATACTCACCAACAAGGCAGCCTCACCATATTGGTTAGGCGACTTCCTTCTATAATTTTGCCTGGTCATCGTGACGGAAGGATATGGATGTGGTATAGATGCCTGAAGTGTGAGAAGGACATGGATGGAGTCCCACCATCTTCACACAGAGTAATCATGTCTGATGCTGCATGGGGGCTTTCCTTCGGCAAATTCTTGGAGCTTAGCTTTTCTTGCCATGCAACTACTAACCGTGTGGCAAGTTGTGGTCACTCTCTTCAAAGAGATTGCCCTACTAACCGTGTGGCAAGTTGTGGTCACTCTCTTCAAAGAGATTGCCTTCGTTTTTATGG GTGCAGAAACATGGTTGCATCCTTTTACTGTGCTCCTGTAGATATATTCTCTGTTTGCTTGCCATCAGCACTTCTAGATTTCACTTGCCCAGAATGGTTACGACAAGAGGCAGCTAAG GTATTTGATAGTATAAATCTCTTGCATGACAAAATATTTGATGTGCTCAATGCAACTGAGCGAAAAATAACTGCATCTGAAGATGTAGCATTGAAGTCTGACATTCACAGGCAAATTATGTTCCTGAAAGATTTTCTTAAAATGGAAAGACATGGGTACTTT GTTCTTCTTCAACCAGTTATATCTGAAAAAATGCACCCATCCCAGGTAACAGTTGACATTATGAAGCTTAATTGGTTGAAATGTGCAGTCTTACTTGATTTTTACGCGTGGGATCATCGACTCTGTTTATTGGACTCATCAAGCAAAGAAAAACTGTATTCTGGACTTGATCAAAAGGTTATGAAGTTTCCATCTGAGACCAATCTTAGACAATGGAGAGTGGAAGTATCTTCAGTGGATGAGACATCCCATAATATACTTGGCGAAGTTACTACAAAGTCCTTACTCTTTTCAGGATCTTCTCCAGTATCTAAGTTCATGAGCTGGCATGAGGATCTTATCTTACGGTTTTGGTGTAACAAGGACATTTCTGAATCAGCTGAGGGTTATGTAGGTTCTATGCCTAGTCAGTTCAGTGGAGGAGATGATAGGTCGACGTGTTATGACAGCAGAATTAAAGTATTGGAGAATTCATTGCCACTTATGTCTGAACTATCAGATAAGATTGAATTGCGATTTAATGATTCTGATGAGTTATTGGTGGATCAACTAAATGATGTTTTGGAACCAGGTGCATCTGGACTTTCGATGGAAAAATCATGCAACTGGAACTTAATGATTCCATCAAGGGCTTATTCCTTTGATTCTGCTTCTCAATTCT CTGGTAGTTTTACTAGCATGGTGGAGGATCCGGTTAGAAGCATGCAAAGAGCCTTCTCTTTTAGTTTCTCAAATGCGTCTTGTGGATTAAATGGTCTTCTCAATCACACACCTTTACATCTATTTCCTATTTTGGAAAAGCTGACAGAAGGGGCACGGTTCTTTTTGCCTCAAACAATTCTTGATGGCACTGTAATAGTAGTTTATGATGATGAACCGACCAGTataatatcctattccatgtcaTGTGAAAAATATTGCGACTACATCAGATCTAACTTGGATGGAATTGAAGATTCCAATATAATGGGTATAAGAAGTGATTTCACAACCAATTCTGAAGGTAAACAATCATATCCTCATTCTGACGGTGGATCTGATGTGCCTCAGTATCCTTGGGGGAAAACATCATATTGCAAGGAAACACATTTCAGAATCTCTTTTGATGACAAATATTCGATTCCTTCCGACAAAGTTAAATTTTCTGTTACTTGTTACTTCGCTAAGCAGTTTCACAGTTTAAGGAAGAAATGCTGTCCTAGTGAATTTGATTATATGTGTTCCTTAAGTCGTTGCAAGAAATGGAATACCCAAGGTGGTAAAAGTAATGTTTATTTCGCCAAGTCATTAGATGAAAGATTCATCATAAAACAGGTCACAAAAACAGAATTAGATTCTTTTGAGCAGTTTGCTCCACATTACTTTAAGTACATGATGCAGTCTATAAATGATGGAAGTCCAACCTGCCTCGCTAAAGTCCTCGGTGTATATCAG GTGGGTATCAAACATTCAAATGGCATGAGGGATGTCAAGATGGATCTTTTGGTTATGGAAAATGTCTTTTTCAAGAGGAACACCTCGAGAGTGTATGATCTCAAAGGCTCTCTGCGCTCCCATCATAACCCTGATAAGTCGACTAATAATCCAGTTCTGCTGGACACTAACTTAATAGAGACAAAGCCCATTTTTCTGGGAGGCAAAGCAAAGAGAGAGATGGAACGGGCCATCTGGAATGATACTTCTTTTCTTGCA TCCATTGGTGTCATGGACTACTCATTGCTTGTTGGCGTCGATGAGACACAAAATGAGCTCGTCATCGGAATCATAGATTTCCTGCGGCAGTATACCTGGGACAAGCAACTAGAGACACTGATAAAATCATCAGGCATTCTCGGTGGCACCAAAACTTCAGCTCCCACTGTAATATCACCATTGATGTACAAGAGAAGGTTCAGGAAAGCCATGTCTAACTACTTCCCCACTGTCCCTGGTGACTGA
- the LOC121974693 gene encoding putative 1-phosphatidylinositol-3-phosphate 5-kinase FAB1C isoform X2 — protein MGVFSFSLLDLLSKVRSWVSVIPEAISKFSMASHGDHAICCKCGQLLCRKRSLSASAESNRVDQQPLYCNYCFRGRNAVLAARPQCIRASTKLSSFLSLEASWQTCCQCSYCSSPSREEDDEGRRPFSPTSVLSDDSSDIDSVSFSTHNKPFYFSSANSSPLDSPSSFVQQGSCSPGQSRKGRVDIEDLLEKISESTCAKIDSNNKSKVQNSTCQLNFKNDEIFYPPPPEDEGGWLETNYFAYSDEDDSVGESDRLFRSSSLNGDPLYAKDKFSKISKENLWLTVHGHLMALVSQLLKEEGIDTENDLDGQNWLDIVSRLALQAANFVRPNTVQGGSMDPGDHVKVKCIASGTPNESTLVKGVVCTKNVKHKHMISKHRNPRLLLWGGALECQKVPNELASLQTLLDQEINYVKMALSKIEALHPNVLIVEKSASSYVQEHIFGKKDITLVLNVKKSLLERISWCTGAQIVSSIDCVTPDKLGYCKIFRTEKVLEKFSSSKHPKKNSSTTLMFFEGCPRRLGCTVLLRGASHEELKKVKRAVQYASFAAYHLLREISFLADEGAMLPKPPIKPSVTMPEKFNEVDDCISLPVGIRNCQCSILEKSALDRSNLISDKKLRLDDTHGKFSYIIPGDFSMNTHERILVSLSSTNVETGIVCERAQLFRIKFYGSFDKPFGRYLQEDLFDETFSCQSCKKPTEAHVRCYTHQQGSLTILVRRLPSIILPGHRDGRIWMWYRCLKCEKDMDGVPPSSHRVIMSDAAWGLSFGKFLELSFSCHATTNRVASCGHSLQRDCLRFYGCRNMVASFYCAPVDIFSVCLPSALLDFTCPEWLRQEAAKVFDSINLLHDKIFDVLNATERKITASEDVALKSDIHRQIMFLKDFLKMERHGYFVLLQPVISEKMHPSQVTVDIMKLNWLKCAVLLDFYAWDHRLCLLDSSSKEKLYSGLDQKVMKFPSETNLRQWRVEVSSVDETSHNILGEVTTKSLLFSGSSPVSKFMSWHEDLILRFWCNKDISESAEGYVGSMPSQFSGGDDRSTCYDSRIKVLENSLPLMSELSDKIELRFNDSDELLVDQLNDVLEPGASGLSMEKSCNWNLMIPSRAYSFDSASQFCKHSHVNFLPGYMHLALMKSFDPAGSFTSMVEDPVRSMQRAFSFSFSNASCGLNGLLNHTPLHLFPILEKLTEGARFFLPQTILDGTVIVVYDDEPTSIISYSMSCEKYCDYIRSNLDGIEDSNIMGIRSDFTTNSEGKQSYPHSDGGSDVPQYPWGKTSYCKETHFRISFDDKYSIPSDKVKFSVTCYFAKQFHSLRKKCCPSEFDYMCSLSRCKKWNTQGGKSNVYFAKSLDERFIIKQVTKTELDSFEQFAPHYFKYMMQSINDGSPTCLAKVLGVYQVGIKHSNGMRDVKMDLLVMENVFFKRNTSRVYDLKGSLRSHHNPDKSTNNPVLLDTNLIETKPIFLGGKAKREMERAIWNDTSFLASIGVMDYSLLVGVDETQNELVIGIIDFLRQYTWDKQLETLIKSSGILGGTKTSAPTVISPLMYKRRFRKAMSNYFPTVPGD, from the exons ATGGGAGTTTTCAGTTTCTCGCTTCTTGATCTGCTATCAAAAGTCAGATCTTGGGTAAGTGTCATTCCGGAAGCCATCTCGAAATTTTCTATGGCTTCCCATGGTGATCATGCGATTTGCTGCAAGTGTGGCCAATTGCTATGCCGGAAGAGATCTCTTAGTGCTTCCGCAGAGTCCAACAGAGTAGATCAACAACCTCTTTATTGTAACTACTGCTTTCGAGGTAGAAATGCAGTTCTGGCGGCACGGCCACAGTGTATTAGAGCAAGCACAAAACTCAGCTCTTTTCTCTCTCTGGAGGCGTCATGGCAGACATGTTGCCAATGTTCTTATTGCTCTTCACCTAGCAG GGAGGAAGATGATGAGGGAAGACGGCCTTTTAGCCCTACTAGTGTGTTGTCTGATGATTCTTCTGATATAGATTCTGTCAGTTTTAGTACTCATAACAAGCCCTTCTACTTCAGTTCAGCAAATTCGAGCCCTTTGGATAGTCCTAGTAGTTTTGTCCAGCAAGGGTCTTGTTCTCCTGGCCAGTCAAGAAAGGGTAGGGTAGACATTGAGGATTTGCTGGAAAAAATTTCAGAATCTACATGCGCCAAGATTGACAGCAACAACAAGTCAAAAGTCCAGAATTCTACATgtcaacttaattttaaaaatgatgaaATCTTTTACCCTCCTCCCCCAGAGGATGAGGGAGGTTGGCTGGAAACCAATTACTTTGCATACTCTGATGAAGATGATAGTGTTGGCGAGTCAGACAGGCTTTTTAGATCCAGCAGTTTGAATGGTGATCCATTATATGCTAAAGATAAGTTTAGTAAAATCAGCAAGGAAAATTTGTGGCTTACTGTTCATGGGCATTTAATGGCTCTTGTATCTCAGTTATTAAAGGAAGAAGGCATTGACACAGAGAATGATTTGGATGGGCAGAACTGGTTGGATATAGTATCTAGATTGGCATTGCAAGCTGCTAATTTTGTGAGACCAAACACTGTCCAAGGTGGTAGCATGGATCCTGGTGATCATGTGAAAGTGAAGTGTATAGCATCTGGAACTCCAAATGAAAG CACTCTGGTGAAGGGTGTAGTTTGCACTAAGAAtgtaaagcataaacatatgaTCTCAAAACACAGAAACCCAAGGTTGCTTCTTTGGGGAGGAGCACTTGAGTGTCAAAAGGTTCCAAACGAACTAGCATCTTTACAAACCCTTCTTGACCAG GAAATTAATTATGTGAAGATGGCACTTTCCAAGATAGAGGCGCTTCATCCCAATGTGCTTATTGTTGAAAAAAGTGCTTCTTCATATGTTCAAGAACATATCTTTGGCAAAAAGGACATAACACTGGTGCTAAATGTCAAGAAGTCTCTATTGGAGAGGATATCATGGTGTACAGGTGCTCAGATTGTTTCCTCCATTGATTGTGTTACACCAGACAAACTAGGGTACTGTAAAATCTTTCGCACAGAGAAggtgcttgaaaaattctcatctTCCAAGCATCCTAAGAAGAATTCAAGTACAACCTTGATGTTTTTCGAAGGCTGTCCACGACGTTTGGGATGCACG GTTCTTTTAAGAGGTGCATCCCATGAAGAATTGAAGAAGGTAAAACGTGCAGTTCAGTATGCAAGTTTTGCAGCATATCATCTATTGCGAGAGATCTCATTCCTTGCAGATGAGGGTGCCATGCTTCCTAAACCTCCAATAAAGCCTTCGGTTACCATGCCTGAGAAGTTCAATGAGGTTGATGATTGTATTTCTCTACCTGTTGGAATTAGAAATTGCCAATGTTCAATACTGGAAAAATCAGCCCTTGACAGAAGCAACTTAATCAGTGACAAGAAATTGAGATTAGATGATACACATGGAAAATTTTCATATATAATTCCTGGTGATTTCTCCATGAACACTCATGAGAGAATATTGGTTTCCTTATCGAGCACTAATGTTGAAACAGGCATAGTTTGTGAGCGTGCCCAACTTTTTCGCATTAAGTTCTATGGTAGTTTTGATAAGCCATTTGGTAGATATCTTCAAGAAGACTTGTTTGATGAG ACATTTTCTTGTCAGTCTTGTAAAAAACCAACGGAAGCGCATGTTCGTTGTTATACTCACCAACAAGGCAGCCTCACCATATTGGTTAGGCGACTTCCTTCTATAATTTTGCCTGGTCATCGTGACGGAAGGATATGGATGTGGTATAGATGCCTGAAGTGTGAGAAGGACATGGATGGAGTCCCACCATCTTCACACAGAGTAATCATGTCTGATGCTGCATGGGGGCTTTCCTTCGGCAAATTCTTGGAGCTTAGCTTTTCTTGCCATGCAACTACTAACCGTGTGGCAAGTTGTG GTCACTCTCTTCAAAGAGATTGCCTTCGTTTTTATGG GTGCAGAAACATGGTTGCATCCTTTTACTGTGCTCCTGTAGATATATTCTCTGTTTGCTTGCCATCAGCACTTCTAGATTTCACTTGCCCAGAATGGTTACGACAAGAGGCAGCTAAG GTATTTGATAGTATAAATCTCTTGCATGACAAAATATTTGATGTGCTCAATGCAACTGAGCGAAAAATAACTGCATCTGAAGATGTAGCATTGAAGTCTGACATTCACAGGCAAATTATGTTCCTGAAAGATTTTCTTAAAATGGAAAGACATGGGTACTTT GTTCTTCTTCAACCAGTTATATCTGAAAAAATGCACCCATCCCAGGTAACAGTTGACATTATGAAGCTTAATTGGTTGAAATGTGCAGTCTTACTTGATTTTTACGCGTGGGATCATCGACTCTGTTTATTGGACTCATCAAGCAAAGAAAAACTGTATTCTGGACTTGATCAAAAGGTTATGAAGTTTCCATCTGAGACCAATCTTAGACAATGGAGAGTGGAAGTATCTTCAGTGGATGAGACATCCCATAATATACTTGGCGAAGTTACTACAAAGTCCTTACTCTTTTCAGGATCTTCTCCAGTATCTAAGTTCATGAGCTGGCATGAGGATCTTATCTTACGGTTTTGGTGTAACAAGGACATTTCTGAATCAGCTGAGGGTTATGTAGGTTCTATGCCTAGTCAGTTCAGTGGAGGAGATGATAGGTCGACGTGTTATGACAGCAGAATTAAAGTATTGGAGAATTCATTGCCACTTATGTCTGAACTATCAGATAAGATTGAATTGCGATTTAATGATTCTGATGAGTTATTGGTGGATCAACTAAATGATGTTTTGGAACCAGGTGCATCTGGACTTTCGATGGAAAAATCATGCAACTGGAACTTAATGATTCCATCAAGGGCTTATTCCTTTGATTCTGCTTCTCAATTCTGTAAGCATTCACACGTCAATTTCCTTCCAGGCTACATGCATTTAGCtctaatgaaatcatttgatccAGCTGGTAGTTTTACTAGCATGGTGGAGGATCCGGTTAGAAGCATGCAAAGAGCCTTCTCTTTTAGTTTCTCAAATGCGTCTTGTGGATTAAATGGTCTTCTCAATCACACACCTTTACATCTATTTCCTATTTTGGAAAAGCTGACAGAAGGGGCACGGTTCTTTTTGCCTCAAACAATTCTTGATGGCACTGTAATAGTAGTTTATGATGATGAACCGACCAGTataatatcctattccatgtcaTGTGAAAAATATTGCGACTACATCAGATCTAACTTGGATGGAATTGAAGATTCCAATATAATGGGTATAAGAAGTGATTTCACAACCAATTCTGAAGGTAAACAATCATATCCTCATTCTGACGGTGGATCTGATGTGCCTCAGTATCCTTGGGGGAAAACATCATATTGCAAGGAAACACATTTCAGAATCTCTTTTGATGACAAATATTCGATTCCTTCCGACAAAGTTAAATTTTCTGTTACTTGTTACTTCGCTAAGCAGTTTCACAGTTTAAGGAAGAAATGCTGTCCTAGTGAATTTGATTATATGTGTTCCTTAAGTCGTTGCAAGAAATGGAATACCCAAGGTGGTAAAAGTAATGTTTATTTCGCCAAGTCATTAGATGAAAGATTCATCATAAAACAGGTCACAAAAACAGAATTAGATTCTTTTGAGCAGTTTGCTCCACATTACTTTAAGTACATGATGCAGTCTATAAATGATGGAAGTCCAACCTGCCTCGCTAAAGTCCTCGGTGTATATCAG GTGGGTATCAAACATTCAAATGGCATGAGGGATGTCAAGATGGATCTTTTGGTTATGGAAAATGTCTTTTTCAAGAGGAACACCTCGAGAGTGTATGATCTCAAAGGCTCTCTGCGCTCCCATCATAACCCTGATAAGTCGACTAATAATCCAGTTCTGCTGGACACTAACTTAATAGAGACAAAGCCCATTTTTCTGGGAGGCAAAGCAAAGAGAGAGATGGAACGGGCCATCTGGAATGATACTTCTTTTCTTGCA TCCATTGGTGTCATGGACTACTCATTGCTTGTTGGCGTCGATGAGACACAAAATGAGCTCGTCATCGGAATCATAGATTTCCTGCGGCAGTATACCTGGGACAAGCAACTAGAGACACTGATAAAATCATCAGGCATTCTCGGTGGCACCAAAACTTCAGCTCCCACTGTAATATCACCATTGATGTACAAGAGAAGGTTCAGGAAAGCCATGTCTAACTACTTCCCCACTGTCCCTGGTGACTGA